TCCAGCTCAACATGGCCAGTGAGACGCTCATTCGCTATTTCAGCTACATGATGATTGCACCCACCATTCAGCAAACGCGCTCCATGTGCTGGATTCGCAAACACATGCCCAATCACCTAAGGGCCAAGGTGAACGTGGCAGATGTGACCTCCATGTACACGGCCATCTGCATCCTAGGACCCTACTCCCGTATCCTGCTGTCAGAGCTCACCGACACCGATCTCACGCCCAAAAGCTTTCCCTTCTTTACCTATAAGGTGAGAGATTCCGAGAGTCAtgcttattaatattaattagttttATCTAACCTAATCTTTACCAGGAATTGGATGTGGGATTGGCCGACGGCATCCGAGTGCTAAACATTACCCACACGGGTGAATTGGGCTATGTCCTTTATATTCCCAACGAATACGCCTTGCATGTGTACTCGCGTCTGTATCAGGCGGGCCAAAAGTTCAACATACAGCATGCAGGTGAGTCGCTGAAAAGAGAACTAACTACGCGGCTTCATTACTTGAACTACCTATTTGCCCATTTTAGGTTACTACGCCACCCGCGCCTTGCGCATTGAAAAGTTCTATGCCTTTTGGGGACAGGATCTGGACACCTTTACCACGCCGCTGGAGTGCGGACGCAGCTGGCGCGTCAAGTTCAATGTGGGTTAACAGCCAGAGAATAGTCCCTTAATACCGAAAAGTTATATGCCATACATATTGTCTTTGCAGAAACCCATCGACTTTATTGGCCGCAATGCGCTGCTGAAACAGCGCGAGGAGGGCGTTAAGCGAATGTATGTGCAGCTCTTGCTGAACGACCACGATCACGAGGTGGACATGTGGTGCTGGGGCGGCGAGCCCATCTATCGCGACGGTGTCTACGTGGGTATGACCACCACCACCGGCTATGGGTACACGTTTGAGAAGCAGGTCTGCCTGGGCTTCGTGCGAAACTTCGACGACGAGGGACGGGAGCTGCCGGTGACCAATGAGTACGTGCTGTCCGGCCACTACGAGGTGGAGGTGGCCGGCGTGCGTTTCGAGGCCAAGGTCAATCTACACTCGCCGAATCTGCCCACCAAGTTCCCGGATCGGGAACGCGAGGCCTACCAAGCCACGCGCGACAAGCCGGACCAGGCGGATCTTCTATCGTATGGCGGTGTGACCACGGTCAAAGGCACTGGAATACCAACGGATGGGCACGGACTGTAGGGATCGACGGAGCTGGGCTCCCGACCAATATCATCTGCCATCTGGACGTGCCAAGCAATGAAGCACTACGTTCATTTCTGGTTCAACTCGAGAGTCTCAAAAGCAAAGCGATATTATTCAACatattatacgatagggaatCGAACGAATATGAGATAGGCAAATGGCTGATTACAACCAAGAGGTTAGACTGCTTAACTTGGAAGGAACCCAAATGTGGTGGAATGTTGAGTAAGTCAGGTGGGTTTGATGTGGTCAACTGGATATTTGAAGAAGGTTTTTtgttcaatttcaatttgttatTTGAGACAATTTTAACAACTTCTGTTAGATAACTATTATAAAATCGTATTCGTTAAAGCATCGAAGCCTATGATAAGTACCAAAATGCCAGATCTGGTTAACTTTCGGgtgattttgattgtttgtCAAAAGTGGTGTCAATTAAACGTGTATGTACATTAAGCTTCACATGCGATGTATATATAAGATAAAATCTTCCGTGATATTGGAATAATTGAGGTTTTGCACATTGTTAAAAAAATGACACAAAAAGGTTACACATTTTGCTCAtgaagaaaaataataaataataaatgtgtTAATGAATATATGAGCTAAAAactaatagaaaatatttctgaGCAGTTTTTTCAGACAGTTTTGattaatctttttttttttactaacCCAGACGATTGACTTTGTAATTAATGGTGTGCTACTGTGTGAATCACACctcatattataattatattgtactatatttatacaaatacATTTACTGTTTACAAATGACTTATAAGATGTTGATCACCCAAAGCTGCCAAAAAGTTGAGCAGTGTTTGTTGCTCGGGGTGTATTGGTTTTTCGCTGGGTTCTCGGTTTTTGGCCAAGACAGTCAGGCAGGCGTGTGCTAATGCCCAGAAAACTCTTGTCCCAAGATTGCAGCACatgttttggccaagtttcgACGACGGGCTGGCTtggtttgcttttgctttgctaGCAAAGTTTGCTTCCCCAAAAATGCAGATTCAGAATTAAGGCTACTGGTGGTCGGTGTCTGTTGTTCCAACCCCAAAGCTCCCCCACTACCCCCTCCTACTGCACCCTGTCTGTTTGGCCTGGAGTCACTTTTGGCCACGCTTGGCTAACTCTTCTGGCCAAGTTCTCCGCTTCTCTGTTTCTCGGTCTCCATTCTCCATTCCCGCCAGTTGTGTAGGATTACAAACTATCTTTTTGTTAGTAATTAGCTGCACACGATAAACGTGACATTATTATTGTTGCCAGGCAGTTGGGCAAAAGTTTGGCTCTGATCTGAGACTTGAAACCCTACCCCCCTGTCCACTATCGCTCTTGGACCATTTGTTGGATTTGTTGGCCCGGCTTTCTTCGGCTGTGGCCCATTTAAATTTTgcgaggatgaggatgtggatgtagtagatgaggacgaggagctGGACTCGCCGGGCCGTTTTACAAATGAGCATTtgttaaatcaaaaattcaaGTGGCAACGCCGCACTCCAATGGCGCCAGCCATCCAGCTCTTCGTCATCCGCAACCACATCCCAGCCAGAAATGATCAATTTTGAGACCCCCCACCCCACCCTTGGCAGCAAAATGTACTCACCGTCTGTCTGGTGGCTCCTCCTTCGGGTCGTGTAATTTATGCCCATTTATTGTGTGGTCGCTCCTACCGTCTTGCCTTTGCCTGTGGTTTCTGCGGAGAGCAATCACTGAATTTGCATACAAATGTCCCATCTCCATGGCATCCCAGCCCGGCGTGGACTCCTGATTCTGATTCCGATTGAGAATCAGATTTTGATTTCGGTTGCCATCGTCTTCGCAATTCTTGCACCGCGTGTCTAGggtcaatttcaatttgtggtctgaaaaatggaaaatgtagACATGAGACTCCATTGTGGGctacacatacatacaaaaaGTTAAAGGAAAAATGGGGCTACGCAGAATATTTCGGCAAATATTATCAATCAAAATTGTGACTGATGACAAATCCGTGGAATAAAAAGTCCACATGTGCTTCGCTAGAATTCTAGATCTTTCAAGATTCTGATTAAAAATATTGGCAGAAAGCTTTCAAAGACAGCATTTCACAATGAGATAATTCACACAGAAAAGTAGATGCGTATAAGCACGCGCATGGTTGAAGTTTTGTTTATTCTTCAAACTACATAAAATGTTATTGTAAAACACaaactttaatttatataattctCGGAATTCTTGTTTACTGGAAATcagcaaataaataagaatggtttgcttatatttataaattatttactATGTACACATCCCAACTTTACTATAAAACAcaaactttaattaaattataaaccAGTAAAGGAAAAGTGTGGTTTGCTTGTATTTGTAATTTAAACATCTCACATAAcccaacaatttattttctggGAATCCGCGAAGAAAACGATTGCTTTACTTGTTTTTGTAGGTTATAGTTGAAATCAGCAAAGAAAACGCATGTTTTGATTGTATATGCACCTTAAACATCACACATAACCCAACGTTTTATTTTCTGGGAATCCGCGAAGAAAACGATTGCTTTACTTGTATTTGTAGGTTATAGTTGAAATCAGCAAAGAAAACGCATGATTTGATTGTATTTGTAATTTAAGCATCTCACATAACCCAACAATTTCTTTTCTGGGAATCCGCGAAGAAAACGATGCATTTGTAGGTTATACTTCAAATCAGCAAAGAAAACGCATGGTTTGCTTGTATTTGAACCTTAAACATCACTTATTCATCATCATTATTTTCTAAGAATCCGCAAAGAAAACGATTGCTTTTGTAGGTTATACTTAGAATCAGCAAAGAAAACGCATGGTTTgcttgtatttgtattttctaGAAATCCACACAAACTTTAATCTATATAATCCTCGGGAATCAAGTCTTCTTTAAAaccacaaaatatataaatcgCGTTCCTTGCCCACTTACCATATTTTCTTATAGTTATTGCAGAcaattattatatatgtaaCTGATTTTTACCAGACTTATCCCTTTTGTCCATGCACAGCTCTTAGCATCATGCGTCCGTACTCCACGAGAGCTCATCAAGAAAAGGAAGAATGCTAGAAGTTCGATAGGGACTTTAGAAGTAGGGACTATCGATTAGTTGACCCCATTAAAAACTGTTATACAAAATATCGATTATCCGAAAGTTCCGATATTAGAAAGCGTCATTCGTTAGCATGATTATTAGCCTGATTAGCCTGATTCTAATAAAAACCTATCATAAAGCCTTAAAGAGATCATTAGTTTCAAAATTGAAGGTggcttaaataaaaaaaaagaccCTTTCTTAAATATCGGGGAATTATGTGGTCACCCTAAATTAACATTTGAATTTTAAGGGCTTCTTAATCGGTATTACAGCTTTAGGGAGTTGCCAGctcaaaatttaaatatcgTACTGATTTTAACAGTTGTACAAATTTTGTAAACAACATAGTTATAGTTTGGATTTTAGAACATCAAAATGGACATAGCATTTCATTAAGTTTCGAGCGCCAACAGCAAGGTGAATACTGGAGATCAAAGAAGGCCCAGCGAAGAGTCAATAATCCTAACCATGCTTTTCCAGTTCCCCCGGTGGCAAGTGCTGTAATTTCACaactttatttaatattccTTAATAACACAAAGGAAAGTTTGTGGCCAAGATCAGGATAAAACACACAAGTCAGCTGAAGACGGAATCGAAATCAGTGCAGATTCTCCTGGATTTTCATGGATCTTCATGTGTTTTTGAACAGGTAATATAATCTCTATAGGAGCAGAAAAGGTGCGCTATATTCAAAGTTTAAATGTATAGAGTAAATGTTTCGATGTAGCCCTAATACATTATTCGTTGCTCTTTTTGTTATCATTTCAAAATCTGATATCTTGTTCGCTTAATGGCAGTGCCTATGATAAGCAGACCAGTTCTCCATCCAAGTCCCCAACAAAATGCGATCAAAGGACGGTCCACAATCATTTGGGAGCAGGCAGTGCTCATGTCCTCGTGGCCATTGGTTCAGTATTTGCCCATCCGGGGGATGCGGCTGGGGCCCGGAACTCCGAGGTGGGGGCCTCCTCCGCCCGATGTTTgcacaaaattaacaaatgCCGAAATGCCAGAGACCATGAGCCGGATTAGTTTCGATGGGATAATGATTTCAAATCTCTGGCCAAAAGTAATGCGCCTCATTAGTGGCTAAGCTCCCGGCTCCATGGTTTTCCACCGCCTTCGGCCATGTGGATTCCGTCCGGATTTCTAGTCCGGCAAAAGACAGACTGCGGGATAAAGAGAGAGAGCGCTTTTGTTTGCCTAATTTTCCACGTTGATTTTCTAGCCGCAAAACAAATGAAACGTTCGCTGCATATTAAGCatctaatttaatttgccaGAGCGCAAAACCAAAAAGGAAACTGAAGCCGGGAAAAAGAAGTGGAAAAGTCAACCCCCGGGACGACCAGTGGGTGGTGGGATATGGGTGGGTGGCTTTGATTTTGGACTGGCTTAAATGCTTCATAATGAAAATCTGTGATATCTTGCGGTACGGCTTTGATTTTTCCCTTCTGTTTGCCGTCACTCAAGTGGTTGATGTTGATTGTTTGTCAATAGAGGACGGGGACTCAGGGATCCGGCGACAAGTCCGTTCCTTTGGGGGAGTGGCATTGGGATTACAACTTTGGAGTGCCGGGCACGTTCCAAGAAGTTATTAGTGACCGTGCCTAAGCCTTTGATTGCCCAGCtcttatacatacatacctCTCTCTATATCCCCCCTTTTTCTGTGGCCAAATCCATCCTAATTTGCTCAAGCCATTACATTTAAATGTGCGGATATCTCGGACTCGGATTGGTCCGCCCTGGCCGCAGTATCTTCCTA
The Drosophila mauritiana strain mau12 chromosome X, ASM438214v1, whole genome shotgun sequence DNA segment above includes these coding regions:
- the LOC117148563 gene encoding uncharacterized protein LOC117148563, coding for MDKRDKSDHKLKLTLDTRCKNCEDDGNRNQNLILNRNQNQESTPGWDAMEMGHLYANSVIALRRNHRQRQDGRSDHTINGHKLHDPKEEPPDRR